A window of Rhodothermales bacterium genomic DNA:
CCCGCGCGAGACGCAACACAAGCTCCCCGTGCCAGTCGCCGCTTCGAACGAAGCGCAGCGGCTTAAATATCAGCGGGTGATGGGTGATGATGAGCCGGGCGCCCAGGGCGATCGCCTCGTCCAAAACGGCCGGCGTGAGGTCCAACGCCAGCAACGCCGTCTCGACCGACACCCCGTCGTCACCGACCTGGAGGCCGACATTGTCGTACCCCTGTGCCGACGCAGGCGGTGCCCAGGCTTCGAGCGCGGCGGTGATGGCGGCGATTGATGTCGTCATCGATGGTTGATGATAGAGGATGGTTGATTGTCAATAATCAATTGTCAATGATACGCGATAGTGACAGTTAACCATCAACCATTGACGATCAACCATTATCCTTCTCTTCCGGCGGCGGCGCGGCCTTCGGCTTCGTTGACGGATTGGAGCAGGCTGGCGCCGATGATAAACAGGACGATTACCACGGCGACGCCGGCGCGCTGGCTATCGAACCACTCCGTGAAACGACCCAGAAGAAACGGGCCCATAAACGCTGTGGCTTTGCCTGAGAACGCAAAAAATCCATAAAACTCGTTCTCTTTGTTTTTGGGTACGAAGCGTCCCATAAGCGAGCGGCTGGCCGACTGGTTGGGGCCCATGAGCAGCCCCACGAAGCCGCCGGCCACCCAGAACATCAACTCGCTCTGCGCGAACACGGCGAGTGTTGCAGCGGCGATGAGGCCGAGGTTTGAGATCTGGATTGTCGTCTTCCCGCCGAGCCTGTCGTCCAGGTACCCAAACGCAAAGGCGCCCAGGCCGGCCGACACGTTGAGCGCGATGCCGAAATACAGGATCTGCGTCGTGTCAAAGCCAAACGTACCGGCTGCGTAGATCGCCCCGAAGGCGATGATGGTTGTGAGCCCGTCGTTATAAAAGATGCGCGCGACGAGCATGCGGAAGAGATGCTTGTAGGTGCGAATCTCCCGAAAGGTGTCGATGAACTGGCGCGTGGACGAGGCGAGCAGCTCGCGCGTCAGCGGCAGTTTATCCTTCTTTTTCTCTTTAACCAGGATAAAAAGCGGGATACAAAACAGCGCGTACCACAGGGCGACCAGCAAGTTGGTGGCCCGCACGTGTTCACCGGTGCTTTTGTCCAGCCCGAACGGTGCCTGCTCGGGCAGGATAAACACCAGCAGTGCGACAAAAAGGCAGAGGAGCCCGCCGAGGTATCCGAGGCCCCAGGCGTACCCTGAGATTCGGCCGATTTTCTCCGGAGGCGCAAGATCGGGCAAAAACGCGTTGTAGAAGACAATCCCGATCTCGAAGGCGAAGTTGCCAAGCGCGAATACCAGGATCGCGAACCAGATCTGGCCGGGCTGCGGGAAAAAGAGCAGCACGGTGGCCAGCACACCCAGGATCGTCGACCACAACAAGAACCGCTTGCGATAGCCGCCCTGGTCGGCAATGGCGCCGGCGTAGGGCGATAGGATGGCCACCGCCAGCGCCGATATCGTCACCCCGATCGACCAGTAGCCCGTGCCGCTGGTGGCGTCTTCGGCGATGGCCTGTGTGAAGTAAGTAGCGTAAATAAACGTCACCACCAGTGTGGTGAAGGCCGAGTTGGCGAAATCGTACATCGCCCATCCGAAGACGGCGCGGCGGTCGAGAGCCTTAGGGTCAGGCACGAGGTTTAGATGTAGGTGGGAAAGGATGTTGGATGGTAAGGCGCGGCAGCCGCATGCGCAAAAGTCGTCGGAGGAGGCCTTTCCGGAAGCGTTTTTTCTAGTCTACCGCAGCGATCGCTTGACTTGCTAAACGGAAATTCGTTACCTACCGTCTGATTAATAAAATAAATGGAATAAATAGGCGTCGCCGGCTCCCATGACGTTATCGCTCATCGATCTATTCATCATCGGGGCCTATGTGGTGGCGACGATCGTCATCGGGTTTTGGATTTCGAAGCGGGCGTCGAAAAGCCTTGAGAATTATTTCCTTGGCGGCAAAACCATCCCCTGGTACATGCTCGGGTTATCAAACGCCTCGGGGATGTTCGATATCAGTGGGACGATGTGGATGGTCTACCTGCTGTTTGTGTATGGCCTCAAGAGTGTCTGGATACCGTGGTTGTGGCCGGTATTTAACCAGATCTTCCTGATGATGTATCTCTCGGTCTGGCTGCGGCGGTCGGAGGTGATGACGGGGGCGGAGTGGATTACGTTTCGTTTTGGCGAGGGCCGCGGATCCCACCTGGCGCATTTCACGGTGGTCGTTTTTGCACTGCTGAATGTGATCGGGTTTCTTGCGTACGGCTTCATCGGTATTGGCAAATTCGCCGCGACCTTTCTGCCCTGGCAACTGGCGGCCGACCCGGAGCTGAACGTGCATGTTTACGGCCTCATCATCACGGCGTTGACGACGGTGTATGTGGTGAAGGGGGGGATGTTTAGTGTGGTATTTACAGAGGTGCTCCAGTTCTTCGTCATGACCATCGCTTGTATTGGGGTGGGAATCGTGGCGATGTATCAGGTATCGCCGGCCATGTTGGATGCGGCCGTGCCCGACGGCTGGCGAGAGCTGTTTTTTGGATGGCATCTAGATCTTGACTGGACCGGCCTGATGGACGCCGCCAACCAGAAAATCGCGTCTGACGGGTGGGAACTGTTTTCGATTTTTTTCCTGTTGATGCTCTTCAAAGGCTACCTGGCGAGCGCGGCCGGGCCGGCGCCGAACTACGACATGCAGCGGGTGCTTTCGGCTCGGACGCCAAGAGAAGCGGCCAAGATGAGCGGGTTCGTGAGCCTCGTGCTGCTCGTACCGCGGTATATGATGATCACCGGGCTGACGGTTCTGGCGCTGGTCTTTTTCAGCGATGAGCTCAACGCGATGGGGTCCGGGGTGGATTTTGAGCTGGTGCTGCCGTTTGCGATGCGCGAGTTTATCCCGACGGGTCTGCTCGGCCTGCTCATCGCGGCGCTGCTGGCGGCCTTCATGTCCACCTACGCCGCCACGGTGAACGCCGCGCCAGCCTATATCGTGAACGACATCTATAAGCGGTATATCCGCCCGGATGCGCCCCAGAAAACCTACGTGCGGATGAGCTACGCGGCGTCGATCGCGGTCGTGTTGATCGGCACGGGGCTCGGTTTCTTCGTTCCGAACCTGAACAGCCTCGTGTTGTGGATCGTAGGCGCGTTGTATGGTGGCTACGCGGCCGCCAATCTCCTCAAATGGTACTGGTGGCGGTTTAATAGCTACGGATATTTCTGGGGGATGGTGTCCGGAATGCTGGCCGCTGGCTTCGTCCCGATGCTGATGGATGGGATGTTTGGGCCGGGAGCGTTTGGCGAGGCGAAACCCGTGTATGCATTTCCGGCGCTGCTGCTGATCTCCGTCGCCGGCAGCGTGGCCGGCAGCCTGCTGACGCCGGCGGACGACGAGGAGGTGCTGAAGACGTTTTACCTGAAAGTCCGCCCCTGGGGCTTCTGGAAGCCGATCCACGATAAAGTGGTCGCGGAACACCCCGCCATTCAGGCCAACCGGGATTTCGGGCGAGATATGATCAATGTGGCCGTCGGCATCGTGTGGCAGACGGCGTTGACGGCAACCGGCATCTTCCTGGTGCTGGAAGATTTTGGGACGTTTGCGTTCTGCGTGGCTGTTGTGGCGGCAACCTCGATTTTTCTGAAACGCAACTGGTACGACGCCATCCGCGATACACCGGCGTGATGGCGACGCATGCGATGGTGTGCGGCGGCAATGCGCGGCGTATTGACGGACATGATATATCGTGTCCCTCCGAGACTATGCGCGGCGGTACGTGATACACTCGAACCTGAATCCATTTCATGAAACACCTGGCCTTTTCCACGTCGGCGTATGCGGAGCGACTAAACACGCTCCAGCGCGACTACGAGGTGCTCGTCCAGCGCCCCAACGAGCCGTTGCCCGGGGGGAACGGGATCTACACGCGGTACCGTTTTCCCGCGCTCACGGCGGCGCATACGCCGCTGCTCTGGCGGTACGACCTCAACCCCGCCACGAACCCGCTGTTATTGGAGCGTCAGGGTGTAAACGGGGTGTATAACGCCGGCGCCATCAAGCACAACGGACGCTACCTGTTGGTCGCCCGCGTGGAGGGCGTCGACCGGAAGTCGTTTTTCGCCGTGGCCGAAAGTTCGAACGGCATCGACCGTTTCCGGTTCTGGGACTACCCGGTGGTGATGCCCGAGACCGAGGATCTGGATGTCAATGTGTACGACATGCGTCTCACGGCGCACGCCGATGGCTGGATCTACGGGCTGTTTTGCACGGAGCGCAAGGACCCGAAGGCCGCGAAGGGCGACCTGTCGTCCGCCGTGGCGCAGTGTGGAATCGCTCGGACGCGCGACCTGGTGGCGTGGGAGCGTCTGCCAGATCTCAAGACGCCTTCACCTCAACAACGGAATGTGGTCTTGCACCCCGATTTTGTTGAGGGTCAGTACGCCTTCTACACCCGACCTCAGGACGGTTTCATCGACGCCGGCACGGGCGGTGGCATCGGCTGGGGCGTATCGGAGTCGATGGACCCCGCGGTGATTATCCACGAAAGGATTGTCGATCAGCGCGCCTACCATACGATCAAGGAAGTAAAAAACGGCGAGGGGCCGCCGCCTATCAAGACGGAGGCCGGCTGGCTGCATCTGGCGCATGGTGTGCGCGGGACGGCGGCCGGCTTGCGGTACGTCACCTACCTTTTTGTGACGGCGCGGGATGAGCCATGGCGCGTGACCCATACGCCGGCCGGCCATTTTCTGGCGCCGGAGGGGGAAGAACGCGTTGGCGACGTCTCGAACGTCGCGTTTAGCAACGGCTGGATCGCGGACGACGACGGGACCGTGTTCATCTATTACGGTAGCTCGGACACCCGCATGCATGTCGCCACCACGACCGTCGGACATCTGGTGGATTATGCCCTCCACACGCCGGCCGACGGGATGCGCTCCGCCGCGAACGTGCAACAGCGCATCGCCCTGATCGATCAGAATATGAGGTATCTGGAGGCGCGATGAAGAGCATCGACATGGCCGGCGCTTTATACGCCGACGCGCACCGCGAATTGACGCACCACATCCTACCGTATTGGACGAGCCGGACCGTGGATGCGACCCATGGCGGCTTCATCGGCGCCATCACGGGGGGAAACGTCCCGGACTGGCGCGCCCCGAAAGGCATCGTCTTGAATGCCCGCATCCTGTGGACATTTAGCGAGACCGCGAGGGTGCTTGGCGACGCGGAGTCCCGCCTGCTGGCGCACCGTGCGTTTGCCTATATCAGAGCGCGTTTCTGGGATGACGTTGCCGGCGGGGCGTACTGGATGGTCGACTATCTCGGCCAACCGCTCGACACCAAGAAATACACCTACGCCCAGGCGTTCCTGATGTATGCCCTGACGGCCTACCACCGGGCTACCGGAAACACCGGCGCGCTAGACTGGGCGATCGATCTGTTCGACCTCCTCGAGGCGCACACGGCGGACCCTGCATTCGGCGGTTATTTCGAGATCTACGACGCCACCTGGCGCCGGCGGCCGATGGAGTCGCTGAGCCCGAAAGACCCCGTTGCCGCGAAGTCGGCCAACACCCAGTTACACGTTCTCGAGGCCTACGCGAGTCTGCTGCGGATCTGGCCGGACGAGCGGCTGCAGCGGCGGCTCCGCCAGCTGCTCGATCTCTTCCTGAACACGATCGTCGATCCAGACACGCACCATCTGAGACAAGCCTTTGACGCGGACTGGACGGCCATCAACCGGCTCGTATCGTTCGGGCACGACATCGAGGCGAGCTGGCTTCTTTGCGATGCGGCGCGCACGCTAGGCGACCCCGGGCAAATCCTGCAAGCTGAAGGCGAGGCGATCGCCATGGTTCGCGCCACGCTTAACGCCGGCGTCGCGCCCGATGGTAGCCTGTACAACGAGGCCACGCCCCATCGGCTCGACGAAGACAGGCACTGGTGGCCGCAGGCCGAAGCCGTGGTCGGATTTCTGAATGCCTATGAACTCGTCCACGAAGAAACGTTTTTGCATCAGGCCTCCCTCAACTGGACATATATCCAGCGCTTTATCGTGGACCATGATCACGGCGAATGGTTTTTTAGGGTGTCGCGCGCCGGCGTGCCCTATCTCCACGAGGACAAGGTGGGTCCGTGGAAATGCCCCTATCACAATACCCGGGCATGCCTCGAGATTATGGAGCGGACCGCTCGGATCCAGGCGATGCTGGCCCCATCCAGGTAGTCGGTTTTACGAAACAGGATATCGTCAATGACCAAGCAAACGCTTTCCTGGGCTGGAATTATTCTATGTATGCTGGGCGCCGGGGCGATGCTGGCCGGCTGCGCCGTTTCGCAGCGGACCGCAACAACCGGCTTCCGACTCGTCGACCCCGACGCGACCCGGCAGACGCGCGCGCTTTTCGCCAACCTGAAAACGCTTGCGCCAGATGCCGTGTTGTTCGGGCATCAGGACGATCTGGCGTACGGGGTCAATTGGCAGCGCGAGGCCGGCCGATCGGACGTCCGCGAAACCGTGGGGGCCTACCCGGCCGTGTACGGCTGGGAGCTGGGCGATCTGGAGCTGGGGAAAAAGGAAAATCTGGATCGGGTGAACTTCAAGGACATGCAGGGTTGGATCAAGGACGGCTACAAACGCGGAGGCGTCGTCACGATCGGCTGGCACATGAACAACCCGGCATCCGGAGGCAATGCGTGGGATACCACACGAGCCATACACACCATCCTGCCAGGCGGGGTGCATCATGCGACGTACCGGGATTGGTTGGACCGATTTGCAGGGTTTGTGGGTGGATTAAAAACCGGACCTTTCGCGTGGCTGGGCGCGGGAAAGCCCGTCCCGATCCTGTTTCGGCCGTTTCACGAGCACACGGGCGGCTGGTTCTGGTGGGGCAAAGGGCACGTGACGCCCGAGGAGTACATCGCCCTGTGGCGGTTTACCGTGGAGTACCTGCGCGATGAAAAAGGGCTGCGTAACCTGCTGTATGTCTACGCCACCGATGTATTCGAAAGCGAAGCGGAGTACTTTCATCATTACCCGGGGGATGCGTACGTCGATATGCTCGGCTACGACGACTATCATGCCCTCGGCCGCGACGAAACCGTGGGCGACATGACGCGCCGGCTGCGCATGCTGGTGACCTGGGCCGAGGCGCGGGGTAAACTCGCCGCCCTCACCGAAACCGGGTCCGAGCGGATCCCCCTGCCCACCTGGTGGACGCAGCGCCTGCTCAAAGCCATCACCGACGACCCGGTGAGCCGGCGGATCAGCTACGTACTCGTCTGGCGCAATGCCAATAACCGTCCGGACCACTTCTACGCCCCCTTTCCGGATCACCCAAGCGCGGAAGACTTCAAGCACTTCTATGCCCACCCGTTCGTGCTTTTTGAGGACGAACTGCCGGCGTTGTACCGGTAACTAAGGAAGGCGTTGAACGTTT
This region includes:
- a CDS encoding MFS transporter codes for the protein MPDPKALDRRAVFGWAMYDFANSAFTTLVVTFIYATYFTQAIAEDATSGTGYWSIGVTISALAVAILSPYAGAIADQGGYRKRFLLWSTILGVLATVLLFFPQPGQIWFAILVFALGNFAFEIGIVFYNAFLPDLAPPEKIGRISGYAWGLGYLGGLLCLFVALLVFILPEQAPFGLDKSTGEHVRATNLLVALWYALFCIPLFILVKEKKKDKLPLTRELLASSTRQFIDTFREIRTYKHLFRMLVARIFYNDGLTTIIAFGAIYAAGTFGFDTTQILYFGIALNVSAGLGAFAFGYLDDRLGGKTTIQISNLGLIAAATLAVFAQSELMFWVAGGFVGLLMGPNQSASRSLMGRFVPKNKENEFYGFFAFSGKATAFMGPFLLGRFTEWFDSQRAGVAVVIVLFIIGASLLQSVNEAEGRAAAGREG
- a CDS encoding sodium:solute symporter family protein, encoding MTLSLIDLFIIGAYVVATIVIGFWISKRASKSLENYFLGGKTIPWYMLGLSNASGMFDISGTMWMVYLLFVYGLKSVWIPWLWPVFNQIFLMMYLSVWLRRSEVMTGAEWITFRFGEGRGSHLAHFTVVVFALLNVIGFLAYGFIGIGKFAATFLPWQLAADPELNVHVYGLIITALTTVYVVKGGMFSVVFTEVLQFFVMTIACIGVGIVAMYQVSPAMLDAAVPDGWRELFFGWHLDLDWTGLMDAANQKIASDGWELFSIFFLLMLFKGYLASAAGPAPNYDMQRVLSARTPREAAKMSGFVSLVLLVPRYMMITGLTVLALVFFSDELNAMGSGVDFELVLPFAMREFIPTGLLGLLIAALLAAFMSTYAATVNAAPAYIVNDIYKRYIRPDAPQKTYVRMSYAASIAVVLIGTGLGFFVPNLNSLVLWIVGALYGGYAAANLLKWYWWRFNSYGYFWGMVSGMLAAGFVPMLMDGMFGPGAFGEAKPVYAFPALLLISVAGSVAGSLLTPADDEEVLKTFYLKVRPWGFWKPIHDKVVAEHPAIQANRDFGRDMINVAVGIVWQTALTATGIFLVLEDFGTFAFCVAVVAATSIFLKRNWYDAIRDTPA
- a CDS encoding glycosidase — its product is MKHLAFSTSAYAERLNTLQRDYEVLVQRPNEPLPGGNGIYTRYRFPALTAAHTPLLWRYDLNPATNPLLLERQGVNGVYNAGAIKHNGRYLLVARVEGVDRKSFFAVAESSNGIDRFRFWDYPVVMPETEDLDVNVYDMRLTAHADGWIYGLFCTERKDPKAAKGDLSSAVAQCGIARTRDLVAWERLPDLKTPSPQQRNVVLHPDFVEGQYAFYTRPQDGFIDAGTGGGIGWGVSESMDPAVIIHERIVDQRAYHTIKEVKNGEGPPPIKTEAGWLHLAHGVRGTAAGLRYVTYLFVTARDEPWRVTHTPAGHFLAPEGEERVGDVSNVAFSNGWIADDDGTVFIYYGSSDTRMHVATTTVGHLVDYALHTPADGMRSAANVQQRIALIDQNMRYLEAR
- a CDS encoding AGE family epimerase/isomerase; this translates as MKSIDMAGALYADAHRELTHHILPYWTSRTVDATHGGFIGAITGGNVPDWRAPKGIVLNARILWTFSETARVLGDAESRLLAHRAFAYIRARFWDDVAGGAYWMVDYLGQPLDTKKYTYAQAFLMYALTAYHRATGNTGALDWAIDLFDLLEAHTADPAFGGYFEIYDATWRRRPMESLSPKDPVAAKSANTQLHVLEAYASLLRIWPDERLQRRLRQLLDLFLNTIVDPDTHHLRQAFDADWTAINRLVSFGHDIEASWLLCDAARTLGDPGQILQAEGEAIAMVRATLNAGVAPDGSLYNEATPHRLDEDRHWWPQAEAVVGFLNAYELVHEETFLHQASLNWTYIQRFIVDHDHGEWFFRVSRAGVPYLHEDKVGPWKCPYHNTRACLEIMERTARIQAMLAPSR
- a CDS encoding glycosyl hydrolase is translated as MTKQTLSWAGIILCMLGAGAMLAGCAVSQRTATTGFRLVDPDATRQTRALFANLKTLAPDAVLFGHQDDLAYGVNWQREAGRSDVRETVGAYPAVYGWELGDLELGKKENLDRVNFKDMQGWIKDGYKRGGVVTIGWHMNNPASGGNAWDTTRAIHTILPGGVHHATYRDWLDRFAGFVGGLKTGPFAWLGAGKPVPILFRPFHEHTGGWFWWGKGHVTPEEYIALWRFTVEYLRDEKGLRNLLYVYATDVFESEAEYFHHYPGDAYVDMLGYDDYHALGRDETVGDMTRRLRMLVTWAEARGKLAALTETGSERIPLPTWWTQRLLKAITDDPVSRRISYVLVWRNANNRPDHFYAPFPDHPSAEDFKHFYAHPFVLFEDELPALYR